Proteins found in one Leguminivora glycinivorella isolate SPB_JAAS2020 chromosome 4, LegGlyc_1.1, whole genome shotgun sequence genomic segment:
- the LOC125225353 gene encoding ubiquitin-conjugating enzyme E2 N, with translation MAALPRRIIKETQRLMQEPVPGISAVPSDTNARYFHVIVTGPEDSPFEGGLFKLELFLPEDYPMSAPKVRFITKIYHPNIDRLGRICLDILKDKWSPALQIRTVLLSIQALLSAPNPDDPLANDVAELWKVNESEAIRNAKEWTRRYAMDN, from the coding sequence ATGGCAGCTTTACCACGTAGAATAATCAAAGAGACACAGCGACTGATGCAGGAGCCCGTGCCCGGAATCAGTGCGGTGCCCAGCGACACGAACGCTCGCTACTTCCACGTAATCGTCACGGGTCCAGAGGACTCGCCGTTTGAAGGTGGACTGTTTAAATTAGAATTATTTCTGCCGGAGGACTACCCCATGTCGGCGCCTAAGGTTAGGTTTATAACGAAAATATATCACCCTAACATAGACCGGCTAGGCCGCATATGTCTGGACATATTGAAGGACAAGTGGTCGCCGGCGCTGCAGATCCGCACGGTGCTGCTGTCGATCCAGGCGCTGCTGTCGGCGCCCAACCCCGACGACCCGCTGGCCAACGACGTCGCCGAGCTGTGGAAGGTGAACGAGAGCGAGGCCATCCGGAACGCCAAGGAGTGGACGCGGAGATACGCCATGGACAACTGA
- the LOC125225862 gene encoding alpha- and gamma-adaptin-binding protein p34-like, with translation MPGNDNLPVILVSAANTASASAIISELMHDGTEPQCNGVSHDSDEEQGSAPVWHLTNKYYSASVCLRTLADSCEPDPGDDVQAHVIYLTEDECSDDTACVRRAAAARASRNAVRLVAARIDHEPAALATWARISHYELVPLLAPPVEQDEEDDFPEAIGVARLREALHAHAWPGMRRAGAVRAPAPELNDDSSSDSSSWGSWTGADEAGAVERAEQFADALAMLPARRAEGDDDAARRLHAEQLVVAFCRALGHDLNLDGDI, from the exons ATGCCTGGAAATGATAATTTGCCTGTCATATTAGTCAGCGCTGCTAACACTGCTTCCGCATCAGCAATAATATCAG AGTTAATGCACGATGGCACAGAGCCTCAATGTAACGGCGTGTCACACGACAGTGACGAGGAACAGGGATCAGCACCCGTATGGCATCTGACCAACAAGTATTACAGTGCGTCTGTGTGTTTGCGGACGCTGGCCGACAGTTGTGAACCCGACCCTGGCGATGATGTGCAGGCACATGTTATATACCTTACTGAGGATGAG TGTTCAGACGACACCGCCTGCGTGCGTCGCGCTGCCGCCGCGCGGGCGTCCCGTAACGCAGTACGACTGGTCGCCGCGCGGATAGACCACGAGCCTGCCGCCCTAGCAACGTGGGCGCGAATTTCGCACTACGAACTAGTGCCGCTACTAGCGCCACCTGTTGAACAG GATGAGGAAGATGATTTCCCGGAGGCGATAGGAGTAGCGCGCTTGCGCGAAGCGTTGCATGCACACGCGTGGCCGGGAATGCGTCGCGCAGGCGCTGTCAGGGCCCCCGCACCTGAGTTGAACG ATGACTCATCATCAGACTCCTCTTCGTGGGGTTCATGGACGGGCGCGGACGAGGCGGGGGCGGTGGAGCGAGCGGAACAGTTCGCGGACGCTCTCGCTATGTTACCGGCGAGACGCGCTGAag GTGACGACGACGCCGCAAGAAGATTACACGCGGAGCAACTCGTCGTTGCTTTCTGCCGTGCGCTGGGACACGACCTCAATTTAGATGGAGACATATAG